The Nycticebus coucang isolate mNycCou1 chromosome 2, mNycCou1.pri, whole genome shotgun sequence genome includes a window with the following:
- the LOC128561798 gene encoding mRNA turnover protein 4 homolog, which produces MPKSKRDKKVSLTRTAKKGLELKQNLIEELGKCVDTYKYLFIFSVANMRNSKLKDIRNAWKHSRMFFGKNKVMMVALGRSPSDEYKDNLHQVSKKLRGEVGLLFTNRSKEEVNEWFTKYTEMDYARAGNKASFTVSLDPGPLEQFPHSMEPQLRQLGLPTALKRGVVTLLSDYEVCKEGDVLTPEQARVLKLFGYEMAEFKVTIKYMWDAESGRFRQMGDDLPESASESAEESESDKED; this is translated from the coding sequence ATGCCCAAATCTAAGCGTGACAAGAAAGTTTCCTTAACCAGAACTGCCAAGAAAGGCTTGGAACTGAAACAGAACCTGATAGAAGAGCTTGGGAAATGTGTGGACACCTACAAGTAcctttttatcttctctgtgGCCAACATGAGGAACAGCAAGCTGAAAGACATCCGGAATGCCTGGAAGCACAGCCGGATGTTCTTTGGCAAAAACAAAGTGATGATGGTGGCCTTGGGTCGGAGCCCATCTGATGAGTACAAAGACAACCTGCATCAGGTCAGCAAGAAGTTAAGGGGTGAAGTTGGTCTCCTTTTCACCAATCGCTCGAAGGAAGAAGTGAATGAGTGGTTCACAAAATACACTGAAATGGACTATGCCCGAGCTGGTAACAAAGCCTCTTTCACTGTGAGCCTGGATCCGGGGCCCCTGGAGCAGTTCCCCCACTCCATGGAGCCACAGCTGAGGCAGCTGGGCCTGCCTACTGCCCTCAAGAGAGGTGTGGTGACCCTGCTGTCTGACTATGAGGTGTGCAAGGAGGGCGACGTGCTGACCCCAGAGCAGGCCCGTGTCCTGAAGCTTTTTGGGTATGAGATGGCTGAATTCAAGGTGACCATCAAATACATGTGGGATGCAGAGTCGGGAAGGTTCCGACAGATGGGAGATGACTTGCCAGAGAGTGCATCTGAGTCAGCAGAAGAATCAGAGTCAGACAAGGAGGACTGA